GCCCGCTGGAAGCCGGCAGCTGCCAGCTGGCACTGGACCTGGGTGAAGTAGGCATGATCCCTCTTCAGGGCATAGGAATCCCCGTTCACCTCCAGGCAGAAGTCCTTGTCCTTGCAGGCCTCGCGCACTGTCCTGTTCCTGTGCTTATAGGGACACTTCacctccagcagccccagggtCTTCCCCGTGGCCACCTCCTTGATGATGCCATCGGGGCTGGCAGCGATCCAGTTCTTCTCCCGGTCAATGAAGAGGCCGCAGTCCTCCACCCGCACCGGGCTGCCCACTTCCCGCGACTTCAGCTGCTCGTAGGCCTGCACGGCCACCTTCTCGTTGCGCAGCCCCCAGGACATGGCTGGTGTCTGCACCCTGGGGCTGGAGCTCACCACTGCTTTCAGGTAGGACTGGGGCACCTTGGATGTCTTGCCATTGGCAAACTTGCTGTTGGCGATCCTGGGGGCCACAGAGGCGGTGATGCGGTTCTCTCGCCACTCGTACCACTTGGGGTTGCTCCGCTGGCCACGTGTCTCCTTCTCCACCCATGGaatgtcctggctctccaggggGGGCAGGAACCATCCACAGGCACTGCTTGGGTCAGCCTCAggctgctgtttctgtgcaCTGTTAGGTctggcagcactggcagctcCTTTTGTATCAGGTGGCTGCTTCGAGGTTCCAGGGCAACTCCTGGTGGATTCTCTGTGCTGGTCCCTGGCATCTCCTCGGGCTCCACGAGATGCTGCAGACCTTGGCTGAGAGGAGTCTGGCTTTGTCCCCTTGCCCTGGCTGGGGCCGGCAGCTGGAGAACTCCTGGATTGACTGCCGGCAGCCGGAGAACTCCTGGATTGACTGCCGGCAGCCGGAGAACTCCTGGATTGACTGCCGGCAGCCGGAGAACTCCTGGATCGGCTTCCTGCAGCCGTGGCCCTGGCTCTGCTGGCTGAGGCAGAAGGCGGTGGCGCAGCGGGGGTGGTTTTGGAGGCAGCTGTGGCAGGTTGAGGGGATGATGTGCCTGCGGTCTCCTTCCTGGGTCTCCCCATCGTTATATGTCAGAGGGTCTGGTGCTGTGGGTATGGAATAAAGTTGAATGCACATCCCCAAAACACaaatttgcctttctttggtaCTTCTCTCTGCCTGCTCCAGGATGCTGGCATCCCCTTCTCGCACAGCTCTGTCCCTATGCCTTCTCTGGGGTGACACACCATACTGGGCTGCTGGCTGGttcagcagtgctggggtgctTGTGCATCTCCCCATTCCTGTGAAACCCAGCCCTgcgtggggccagggctgccccCCCCACCGCCTATGCTCCTGCTCAGCAACCCAGGGAACAGGGCAGGGGGACAGCGGGGTCCCCTCGGGGCCACCTCCACAGGGGACAAGGGAGCACACTCGCAGAGCGGCGCCCACACGGGGACCGGGCGGGCTCCCCGAGGGCCCATCACCCGGCCGGCGTGGGAGGGCGCGCCCAGCACCGCTCCGGGGCGCCCCACGCGTGCTCTGCGGCCGGGACATAGGGCCTGGAGCTCCCCAGGACCCTGCCCGGTGCCGCCCGGCCTCAccgctccgccgccgccgctccggaAGCGCGTCCCGCCCGCACCACGTgcccgcgggggcggcggcggccccgggacgcggggggagcggcgctgggggccgggccgggctgcaAGGGTCCGACCGAgccccccgccgctccccgctaGAGGGAAGCAGCCGCTCGGCCATCCTCGCCCGCTGGGGATCTGCCCGGACTTGCCCGGTCACCGTCCCGCTACCCCCTTCGCTTCTGGTTCCCTCCCGCATCACCCCCGCGCTCCCCCCACGCAAAGATGATTTTGTTCTGGGCTGGGGTCGAGCTCCCGCAGCTCCCACCGCGCCCTGCCCTCCCTTCCCCGGGCCTTTCGGGCTGGTTTCTCTTCCAGGTCCCCCCGTCCCCTTTTCCCAGCCCCGTCTCTCCAGCCTGACTCCTCATCCGCTGCCCCCTGGGAAGGGGCCTCGGCGCTGTGTGCCCCATCCCTGTCTGCGGGCAGGGGCCCGAGCCTGGCAGGAACGCAGGCACAGCCCGCCCGGCACCCAGCACCCCGCCTTCGTCCCCGGGCTCCCGTGCGAAGGGACGAGCTGACCTGACCAGACCGCCCGGTGCTGCTGAGccccggctgctgctgctgctgtcaccggGCTGATCCGAAGCACCAGGGTCCAGCCCCAACGCCCGCGCAGCTGGGCCTGCCTCAGGGGCGTGGGAGTTTCGGGTTCCTGAAAACCGGGGAGTTTCGTTTTCAGCAGCGACCTGGTGCTGCCACAGGGTGGCTGCTGGTGTTTTCGGCTGCGGGAAGGAAACCCAGCAGCCTCCAGTGCGTGTGCTGGGATCTGCCTGTGCCAGCATCATCCCGGGAGGGTTTCGGTTAACTCTGGGCAAGGAGGAGCACTGGCAGCTTTCCCAGCTCTTTTCCCCAGGGGTCTCTGATGTCTCCACGAGCCATGTCTGTCTCTGCTGACGTTTcatttcctgctgctttctccttccAGCCCGTCTGTAACTCCGGGCAGCTGAGCAGACCAATATTGCACAGGTTAAACCAAGGTGCACATGATTTTGACCAGAAACAATATCagctttcccttctttctccgTGGCTGCCTTTCCGCAGGGTCTCGTTTAATTTGTGCTGATTAACgagcagcagagagctggaCAGGATGCCCCTGCCCCTCtccctgcaggcagagcccctgGCTTTGCAGCCTCAGCTGGCTCTGAGGAGCTGCAGTTGCATTGAGTGCGGTCACTCCCAGCCTGACACCGGCTGGTGTCTCCCTGGGTTTTGTGCTATTTCCTCCCACAGCACTCAATTTGCAGGGTTTATCAGTGACTTAGGGCCTGAGAGCATCTGCAAGAGCTTTGCAGTCTGCGCTCCCTCCAGCCAACCCTGTCTTTGGGTGATAATTCAGCTCAATAAACCCAGGACAAGGTACAGATGATTTGAGGATAAATATCCTGATTGTGACTGGTCCCTTGGGTGTTATGGCAGCCTCTGCCGAGGGCTGCATGGGGTTTTTGGAGCACAAGGGCATTTAATTGCGTTGGGCTGAGCTGGGACTGTGTTTGCAGGGTTTAACACGCGCATTAGCTCAGCAGTCTGCTGAAAAGCGATGCTGAGCTCTCCAGGGGTTTATTTATGGCTGTGACGAGCTGCTTTAGGGAAGCTGTGAtggtgcagagcagggacatGCAAGCCTGTTGTTTGATACTGGTGTGAGCGCTGTACGGAGCAGGATGGAGCTCATCTGTGTCTCCCTGGGGCTGCCACACGTTGCTGGCGGGCTGGGGAGGCTCAGCTGCATCCCTGGCGCTCTGCATGCTGTGGTTGTTCGCCTGCCGTTAGCACCAGCGCTGCAGACGGCGTCTGACGCCGGGGGCTGGCCAAGCCCCATCTCCCTGACTGGTGGCACCGACCCAGCGCTTGCATTTGGAAGCTTTTATTCGCTCCAGCTTGGCCTAGAAACAATAtctcagagaaaaatcaaagcttgcgagttgttgtgggttttttgtttcgttgtttgttttctttttctggggcTGGAACAGCCGAGGCACTCACTGTGATGATGGGAGCGGGAGCCCTGTGCACGGTACAGGCTGGGTGGATGTGCTGCGGTACGTGCTGTGCCTCCAGTAGCTCGCAGAGTTGGTGTCTGTCATGTGCGGGGGTCATATATAGGTTAGCATCCTTCTCCTGCGGTCATTAATGAAGGGAAGGAGCGCAGCTGCACACTTTAGCTCTTCTCTCCCCGTGCGGCACAAGGAGGGGAAGCGGCGTGCCGTGGGGCATCCAGCACGGGGAGAAGAAATGGCTCAGCATGCTCATGCAAGCACCCTGGGGACATGCAGAGTGCCTCTCTGCCAGATAATTGTGTTGGCTGAAGTGCagggtgaggggtctggaggaGGGAGTGTGTCCCATGCTACTGCATGCAGCAACGGGCGTCTTCCACCAAGATCTTCCCCTTTGGTCCTGCCATCACCTCTGAAACCCATATTGAGGAGCCAAAGCCATAGCAGCGTGTGTGTGGGCTGGGAGGTGAGATCCAGAGGAGagatgctgctctgccaggccTCCTCGCTCCAGTGCCGCTCTGAAGTCACCTGCAGAGGCCCAGGGACCACTCAGTCCCCAGTGCTGCCTGCTCTATCTGCCCTGGTTTGTGCCTGCGTGGCTGGGCTTCAGGTTCGGTGTGGCTGTGATGGTGGGTTTTGTGGTGCGTAGGAGGGTGGGGGTTCCCCTCTGAGTACTCTATAaaaagagctgcagcagcacggtCCTATCTATAGCACAGCGAGGGAGCTGCCTGGGAGAGGCTGGGCAGGGATTAGCCCCAAATCTGAGGCTGCAGTGGTGGCTGAGGGATTCCCAGCCCCAGGCTGTGAGATCTCCCTGCCAGCACATGAGTCCCGGCTATACTGGGATTTCCTGACTGTCTCCACCCTCCCCAAGGGGGCTTATTGTCACGCTTGTCACCCAAAGGCTGGGGTCTCCCCAAATCCTCCCTCTTTCCTGCCCTTTGGGGCTGGGATTTCACTGCAGCACATGGAGGCTGATGAGaactgccctggtgagaccccaggGCATCTGGGTTTGTGGTGGATGCTCAGCATCTGCCTGCGCTTGGTTTTCTTGCAGTAGTCTCAGAGGAGCTGAGTCCTTTCCCAGTTAAGCTGGTTGTGACACTTGTGGCCCACAGTATTTGTACCAGAGTTCAGCTGGCTGATGGGGACTTGTGTTTtgccttgtgctttctttgcagGGGGGATACAAGGGGTGGCTGCGTGTCCCAGGCAGCCAAACCCCATCCTTGTGGATGCCACAGCATTATGCTGGGGTGTCACCAGCACCCAGGTTTGGCTGGACATCACCACTCTGTGGGTGCAGAGCAGCCCACAGCGGTGGGCTCTGCTCTTGGCCGGGCCCAGTGCCATCGGTGAGAGCATCCCCCAGCTCTCCCCGGGGCAGCAGTACTAGGGAGTGTGTCTCTTTAATGAGGCTGGGcttggagcagctctgctgctggcacaggaGTGAGGGATGGAGCGAGGGCGGTGAAGGAGCCAGTGCCAGAGAGGGAgcctgcagcagggagaggcAGGGAAGGACCGCTCACCcccctgggcaccacagcccccAGCCAGAGGGGCAGGAAAACCCACCCCCAGGGCAGGGGGCTCTGCACAGGGCAGGGACCAGTGGGTGCTGAGCCGAGCCTGCAGCCCCTGTgtcatcctcctcctccaggtAAGGGCCAGGGTTGTGGGAGGGCTGGGGCCACGGTGGCCTGGGACCCTGTGGGTATCGTGCAAATTCTGGGTGCCCCAGAGTTGCACATGTGCTGCCGGGACAGCCCTGGATGGCAGGAGGGATGAGAGATGGGAGATGAGGCAGCAGGGCCACGAAAGTGCTGAAATCACCATCCGGCGTGGATCTGACAGGGCTGGCTTGGATAACTGCTGAAAACGTGCTCCGGGGTGTCAGCAACCGGTCCATTGCCCACACCACAAACGTCCCATGTCCAGGGGAGCAGAAGGACCCTTTTGCAGGGCTGCCCTTCTGGGGTGTGCCCACATCAAGGGAaatctgtggggctgggacatcTTTTTGGGGGTTACCTGTGTTAAGGTGCATGAAGGGCAAGTAACTCCTGTTTCCTGGCATGGGGCTGGGGTTTTCCAGGGGTTTTAGCAGCTctggggaggagagagcagcagcacagatcaTGGATGCGGTGCGTGTGTTGGGTcgcatgtgcatgtgtgcacgcgtgtgtgcgtgtgtgtgtgtgtgtgcagcaggCTCTGCTCTCTGTTTTGTCTCTCTAGCAGATGAAGCAGCAGTGCCAGCCAGGGCACAGCACCGCAGGCAGGATGCTTGGGCTGGGGACAGCCTTTTGCCCTGTCCCCTTTGCCTGAAGCTGCCAGGGAAatccctttcccctcctctcctccttttcgGGCTCTCTGCAAAGTGGCATGTCCCCAGCAGCAGTGCCGTCACCTCCTGCCTCTATGGCATCCTCCCTGCTCCGGGAGTTGGGATGGATCCTGCTCCACTTCCCCTGTGCCCCATCCCAACCAAGTGATGTGGAGATGTCCTAtgagggaggtggggggggtAAGGTGGGCGAGAAGGAGGGGCATCCATGCCTCCTGGCTCCAGGTGCTACTGTAGAGGCTTGGGCTCCTATCCTTCCATCTTTTTACCAGCCTGTGCATCTGTCATCAGTGGAAATTTCCACTGGGTTTGCTGGTGTCAGGGTTGGCCTCATCCTTCCCCAGCACCACGGTGCACCCCAGTGAGGGTGGCTCTAGCTGCAGCAGGTGAAACTCTGACAACTTTGCAGGCAGCTAAGGAGGGTGGGCTGGGCTCAGGCGCCCGGCTTGCTGCAGCAGCCTTGCTAGAAAACTCAACCTGCCCACGGGTGAGAAGAGAAACATTAAGTTATTCTGACCTAGAGAAGAGTTAGCTCCTCCTTGCCTTCACTGAGAGCTCTTTGCTGCTGGGCACGGAAGCCAcccccagccctgttcctgctgcagccccctcTGTATTGGGGATGCTGTTGGTTAAACCAGCtcctgtgggcagcaggtgggaagcgaggaagaggaaggggctGCAAAGGCACTGGTGACcatgctggggatggggaggagggTGGATCTGTTGGTGATGCCATGCTGGCACCTGGGGACAATTTGCTGTCCCAGGGTAAGAAGATGAAGAGGATGGGGAGAGGACGTTTGATCTGGTTTTATTCATTACCATGGGGCTTAGAGCCACCAGCACGAAGCGTGGCAGGGCCAGATGGACCCTATTTACTCTGCGAGGGTAAATGTAAAAAGAAGTGATAAAAAGCAGCCGGGACGGCTTCTCCGGTAAGTCCCTGGTAAACAAGCTGGCAGTGCCCCAGCCAACAGGCAGCACAGCAAATAGCAGGAGCGTTGCTGAGCATTAAGCTGGGTGCCTTGGGAACAAATGGAAGTGCTTTGGGATGAAATCCATCTTTAATGGCTCGATGTGGCTGGtctgggggtgtccctgtctCCAGAGGGGTTAGGTGCTGTGGTCAGGGCAGGACCTGGCTGAGGATGTTCCCAGTGGTGGGATGGCCAGTGTGGGGAAAAGCCAGGCTGTGTGTTGCCCCTGTGCCACCCTGTGTGTTGGCAGACCAATGTGGGGGGCTCACCAGCATCTTGCATGTGGAGTGGAGGGTGGTCAGGACCTGGCGGCATAACCCTGCATTGCCAATTGAGCACGTAAACAGCTCCCCTCCAGCATAATGGACTTATTTTCCTGGGATGCGGCCACATTGCTAATGCACTTCTGCGCTTCTTGGGGGCTCCCTGTCTCTCACCAGCTGCAGGCTCAGTCCTGGCGCTGCCTCCGAGGCTGTAGCCTCCTCCGCTTTCAGGGGTGCTCTGGGAGAGACACCCTGTGACTTCACGCTGAGGGCACCCCAAGCCTCATGTTACTGCTGCTCGTACGAGCCGTTCCTGGGACAAAGGCCGCTGGAGTCAGGGGACCAGATGGCCGGCTTGTACCTGGCCTTGTCCTTGCCTGGATGCGTTGCACGCTGGAGCACCAGGACACAGTGTGACGTGGGGACCTCGCTGCCTTTGGCTAGTGGGTGCCTGGGTTCGGTGTGGAATTCAGCTAGGAGCTACAGACCTGTGTCTGGAGTGGGACCCATGCATACTGTTCATGGAAAGGCAAGACTGAGGCTGACCCAAATATTTTAGGAGAATATTTGATGGCATGAGACAGGGTGACAATAGAGAGATGCTTTGGCCCCAGGCAATTACTTAGGATGCTGCTCCCCGGTGGCTTTCCCAAGGGAAACAGAGGTGTGGAGTGGGCTGGTGCCCTGGCTGGAAAGCATCCCCGGCCATCTCTTTTTCTGCAGAAGGCTGGGATGCCGCACACATCCATCTCTGGGCAGAGAATCACTCACCCCAAGGCAAAGAGCATCCTCCCAAGTGGGGCTCCCCCCCTGCAGCGCCTTCccctctgtgctgctcttcagTGCAGTGCTGACCTTGTTGTTAATTATTAAACATCCAGCAAACACTGCTCGCTGTTTTGTCCTAGTTACACCGTGGGCTTCTcacccttcctttttttttttttttttttttaatttattttaaacaaattaccCTGGTAACCTCTGTGGGTGGATGGAGATGGGTGCAGCAGATGCTCCTCTCCCAGCCAGTGCAAGAGATGGTCTGGGGAGTCTCTGGAGAGGCTCTGGAGCCACCAAGCTGCTTTGAGGTGGCTGAGAGATGGGCTGCATGTGGCTGGCTGTTATCTGACTTGTCTAGGAGCCTCTGTCTGCCAGGGTTTGGGGCTTGTATGTAATTGCTGCTGTATACCAGCAGTCATTTCACTGCCAGATTGATTTACCTGTGGGGTGGAAGAGCTTTCTGTGCGCTTTTGTAGCTTCAGACCCAGTTTGCAGGTGGGCTGGGGTCTGAGCAGAGACCTGGGTCCAGGTCCATGTGTTTTGtagatgctgcagagcagcatctccGGGTGTGGGGAGCACATGGGACCCGCTGCCCCCTTGCAGGCTGGGCAGATGGAAGCAGTTTGCGTGCACAAGCTGCCTCTCAGCAGACCCCATCCCTGAGCACCCAGCACCTGCCTCCTTTCTGCCCACAGCCACTCACCGAGGCACCATGCCGGGCCTGTATTCCCTCTCCTCCTGGGAGGCTTTGCCCCTGAAGAGCTCCAGGGTGAAGGCTTGTGCCAATGGGTACTCCCTAAGCATCACTGCTCACCTTGCGTACACCAACCCCCACGAGGAGCCTGTGGAAGGTAAGGGGGGGCTACTGGGACTGGCAGGGACCTGGGCTGCCTGCATGGCCCCCTAAAAACACCTGTGTTGGAGAGCGTCCCATCTCCAGCCCACCTGTGTCCTGGCCCCCAAGCATTGCTCAGTTTAGTGGATGAAGGTGGAGGCCAGTGGTGGTGGGGCAACCACCGACACCCATCATCGAGTGAGGCCAGGCAAGAACATTctcagtgctgaggaacaggagGATTTCTTCCTCCAGGTGAACCAGCCTGTGGGTCCTTACTGTGTGTTGCCCCTCACCCGTGGATTTAAATTGCCCTGCCCTTAGCAGTGCTGCCATGGCCAGCCGGTGCCGCGGCGATGCCCGTCCTGGGATCTGCCTCTGGGCTCTCTCCCACCCACAGGCATCTTCATCTACCCGCTGGAGGAGTCGGAGGTGGTGGCCGGCTTTGAGGCGGTGGCAGGCAGCCGACGGGTGACATTCCAGGTCCAGAACCGGCACCGGGCACGGGATTGCTGCCTCCAGtgtggccccagccccagccggCCGCGCCGCTGTGCCAGCGGTGAGTGCTGTGGCACTGGTGATGCTGCTGGGTCCTCCTGGCCAGGAGGCTCTGAGCGAGCAGTGATGAGGTGTGTGGGGATGCGAGgggctgagagatcctgccaggccaccctggtGCCGTGGGGGTTCTCTGGGAAGACCTCAGCTTCCCCAGGGCTTTACCTATCCCTTTGCAAGGCCTTCATTACACCTGCATTCTATTGCCCCCTTTGAGAATAATTAGTGCaaaacagggacaggagttggactctgtGATCCTTGTccgtcccttccaactcaggacattctgtgattctaattaACTCCCCCTTCCCAACCCTGCACACCCCGCTGACCCTCCCACcatcccttccctgcccaggcCACCTTGTCCTGGACGAAGACACAGAGCGCTCCACCTTCATCATCATCACGGGCACGCTGTGCCCATTGGAGACCCTGGACGTCACCCTGAGCACGGCGCAGGAGCTGCCCACGCTGCCGGATGGGGCCCTGCGCCTCCACCTGCCCCCCGTCCTCGTGCCCCGCATCCCCGCTGTCCCCGAGAGTGAGCCGGCAAGCTTGTGTGACGACAGGTTGGCCCTATGGTGATTTTCATGGCTTCCTCACTCTCCGCCATCCTGGGGGGGAATGCCGATGCTGGGTGAGCAGGGAGTGGGGTAGGAGCCATCACTGCCTCTCCCCTCACAGCCCCACCAGCTGCTTCAGGGGGCCGGGTGCCCGGAGCCCGCCAACCCCCACGGTGCCTGCAGAGAGCATCGATGTCTTTCGGGGACGACCTTGCAACCCCTTTCCTTATGAGTTTGCCTTCGAGCTGCTGGTGAAGGGCCCGTGCTTGCTGGCAGGTAGGGGGGCAGCTCAGCTGTTGTCAGTTCATTGGGCAAAACCTCCTGAAACATGGGTGACATTCCCCAGGATGGTGTCCCCCTGGTCCCTCTGTGCTTCTAGGGGGACACAAGCccccttcctgggcagcctcttgCACTCCCTACCTGAAAAAAAGCCCCTTCCCCATCCGCAGGGCTGAGACGCACCCCCCCAAAGTCTCCACACGTGCCTTTGGGTAGTGCTGGATCAGCAGTCCTGGGGAGATGTGATGGATGGGGGGAGGACAGGTGAGGAGGGGGTGCGGGGCGGTGGGGACACACTCCTGGCTGCCAGCCCAGTTAATCCCATTAGAGCTGGCAGGGAGCAGCCACCAACACTGCGCCAGGCTGGCACAGTCACGGAGCCTGGGGGCTGGGGGATGTGAGGGACTGCCCCAGAGCCTCGTGTCCCCACAGGGCTGGAGAGTCCAACCCATGCCCTGCGAGCAGATGCCGACCCCTgggccagctctgctgccaccacCCGCGTCACCCTGGCTGAGCCCCACTGCTATGACAGGGACCTGGAGATCATCCTCTACCCCTGTGGTGAGTGGGGATGGTGCCCTGAGCAGGTTTGGAGGGGATGGGGCATCACCCCAAAAGCATCTGGAGCATCGACACAGACCCCTGTGGCATGGGGCAGCTCCGAACCCCCTTGTGCCCCCCAGAGCCTCACCACCCCCACCTGGTGATGGAGGATGGCACCATGACGTACCCCGAGTATGAGGCCCACGTCCGGAGCCGCCGGGATTACGCACGGATTGCCAGGAAGGATCGCAGCGGCGAGAGACAGGTGACAGGGCATGGCCACTGCTGGCCcggcggggaggaggaggaggaggaaaggggacATGGAGGGAAAGGGGGTGGGGAAGACCTTGGCACAGACCAGGGCGGGTGTGAGAAAGCCCCTGGCCTGCCTGGTTCGCAGGTGGCTTTCGTGCAGAAGCGTTTCCACAAAGACATCTTCCCCAACCCTGTGCTGATGTTGAACTTCTGCCCGGTGGTGGAgggtgtccctggggacctgcagaACGTCACCCGCGAGGTCCTCTTCCTCATCGACTGCAGCAGCACCATGAGCGGCCCTGACCTCAACAAGGTCAAGGTGAGGCACAACCACAGGGtaccatggggctgggggtgctgcctGGGTGCCTGGTCCTTAGCAGCTCTCTCTGGTCCCCGCTGTCACCCCAGGAGGCTTTGCTGGTGGCCCTGAAGAGCCTCCCATCGGGGACGCTGCTCAACGTCGCCGGCTTTGGCACTGATGTCAAGCCGCTCTTCCCATCCAGTCGCCTCTGCAGCAATGTGAGTGCCGCCAGGCACAGTGCACCCCCACCCCTCTCTGTGCCCCCTCCTGCCGCACCTCAACATGGGCGGGGGGCTGGTGACCCTGGGAACCACTGCGAGGCCACTCTCTGTGTGAGCAGGAGACGCTGCGCCGAGCCTGTGAGCACCTCGGGGGGCTGCAGGTGGACACGGGTGGCACCAACCTGTTGGTGGCCCTGGGCTGGGCGCTGGCGCAGCCCCTGCACCACAGCTATCCCCGCCAGCTCTTCCTCTTCACTGACGCGGCAGCGGGCAACACGGGCAGGATCCTCCGGCTGCTGCGCAGGCAGGCCAGCACTGTCAGGTATGGCACCGGGGCCATGAGAGGGTCACGATGCTCTCCATGTGCCCTGGACCGTTCCCAccactttttccttctgcagccccaaatctcATCTGCACCAACCCCAAGGGTGTTCTTCACCCATCACATCCCTCAACCCCGCTGGCTTGGCTTCCCCTGGGGTGCCCCAAGCCAGCAGCCAGCCAGGGTGGCACCTTCGGCCACCAAACACCCCTGCCCAGGCCCTGGCACCAGCGTGGCTGTGGCTTTTCATtgcccagctctcctgcaggTGCTTCAGCTTCGGCATGGGCCCACGGGTGTGCCGGCAGCTGCTGAAGGCCATGGCCAAGGTCAGCAGGGGCCGTGCCGAGTTCCTGAGCCCAGCTGAGAGGCTGCAGCCCAAGGTAATGCCCAGGTGTGGATGGGGGAgtgtggggggcacaggggctACCACAGTGTCTGATGCCAGCTCCTCTTCCTGCCCCAGCTGATCAAGTCCCTGAAGAAGGCGATTGAGCCAGCCATCAGCGACATCACCATCGACTGGTACCTCCCTGATAGCATGGAGGCCCTGCTCTCGCCCACTGAGCTCCCAGCCCTCTACCCTGGCGACTGCCTCGTCAGCTACTGCGTCCTCTACAGCATTGCCCGCTTCCGCGACAGGCGCCCGCCGGTACGACTGGCATCGCCCCCGGCATGGGGAGGACGCATGTTCCTGGTGCTGCCAACGTCTCCCTGTGCCAGGGGTGTGACGGCAGTGCCCTCTCTCCCCCAGGGCCGGGAAGGGGCTCGCCGAGGCTCCCGCAGCTCAGCCTTGCCCTCCCGGGAGGAGATGCCCAGTCCCGGGGAGAGCCATCCACCACCCCGGAGCACCCTGGGATCCAGGGATGCCTCCCTGGAGCTCTCCACGGGGGGCACAGAGGCATCAGAACGGAGTgagtggggctgtggtgggggtggggggcaggtgTGGAGCCACAGGCTGATGAGATGTGCACTTGCTGGGCAGGTGTGGATCCTGTTTCGGGGGGAGACATCTGGAAGCGGATTTACCAGCCTTCGTACATCCAGGAGCAGTATGTCCTGACGCACTGCTCCGTCAGCACCAACCGCAGCCAGGGGCTGCTCTCCCGCAGCTCCACCAGCAGCGAGTCCACGGGCTCTCACGACGTGGCCCCTGAGGGCGGCTCCTCAGCCCCTGGCACGGATGCCACCTCCCAGCAGGGCCAAAAGAGCCTGTCCCTCTGTGAGTCCTCCACCAAATCTGCCCCGCTGCCCTCTGCCTCGGCTGGCACCAAGGTAAGGATGCTAACGGGGTGCAAGGGCTCACAAATGGGGGAGTTGCTTCTGGTTTAGCACGGGGTGTTGCTGTTGTGCCTGGACACAGCCCAGCCAATGGGCTGGAAACTGGAGTGCTGTAGTCTGGGTTTTAAGAAAGGGTCGGCTGTGCATGCTGCGAGGAGGCTCCTCAGGTGGTTTTGCCCTACTGGGatggcacagctggggacaaaGTAGCTggtcctccagctccctggGACTGCAAGTCAGCTGGGTGGTTAACAAACTCCCTAGCCAACTCAAATGCTGCAGAAGTCAAGTGAAAATCGATGGGTTGGCATCAGGTAACAAACCTACCCAGCTGGAGAGGGTGGGGTGGGCTGGCTGAGCTCCTGCTTGGCTCCTTCAACCCGCAGCCAGTGCAGCTGGGCACTTCATTAGCAATGGGACATGTCCCCTCTGCTTCATAGCTGGGTTTAAAACCCAGCCAggaggctgggatggggagaggcAGCTCCCTTGGTGACAATGGCCCCGAGGCCAGGCGAGGCCAG
The sequence above is a segment of the Columba livia isolate bColLiv1 breed racing homer chromosome 9, bColLiv1.pat.W.v2, whole genome shotgun sequence genome. Coding sequences within it:
- the VWA5B2 gene encoding von Willebrand factor A domain-containing protein 5B2 isoform X1, which produces MPGLYSLSSWEALPLKSSRVKACANGYSLSITAHLAYTNPHEEPVEGIFIYPLEESEVVAGFEAVAGSRRVTFQVQNRHRARDCCLQCGPSPSRPRRCASGHLVLDEDTERSTFIIITGTLCPLETLDVTLSTAQELPTLPDGALRLHLPPVLVPRIPAVPESEPASLCDDRLALCPTSCFRGPGARSPPTPTVPAESIDVFRGRPCNPFPYEFAFELLVKGPCLLAGLESPTHALRADADPWASSAATTRVTLAEPHCYDRDLEIILYPCEPHHPHLVMEDGTMTYPEYEAHVRSRRDYARIARKDRSGERQVAFVQKRFHKDIFPNPVLMLNFCPVVEGVPGDLQNVTREVLFLIDCSSTMSGPDLNKVKEALLVALKSLPSGTLLNVAGFGTDVKPLFPSSRLCSNETLRRACEHLGGLQVDTGGTNLLVALGWALAQPLHHSYPRQLFLFTDAAAGNTGRILRLLRRQASTVRCFSFGMGPRVCRQLLKAMAKVSRGRAEFLSPAERLQPKLIKSLKKAIEPAISDITIDWYLPDSMEALLSPTELPALYPGDCLVSYCVLYSIARFRDRRPPGREGARRGSRSSALPSREEMPSPGESHPPPRSTLGSRDASLELSTGGTEASERSVDPVSGGDIWKRIYQPSYIQEQYVLTHCSVSTNRSQGLLSRSSTSSESTGSHDVAPEGGSSAPGTDATSQQGQKSLSLCESSTKSAPLPSASAGTKVPVALSTEELARQKKTLARAALAGRSFSSPHGELDARRLCRALEKVSQKRNQSLEGQLDQLGSQARRLQPSTVESNNLLSPTHLDWDMLVEPSYLFSASPVPEPGEPSPGNASLPLRCQVVIHALQAGKPVSWEVTASLEPLLQPREGPDGGDPLRQGGKSWDKPLHRLAARSVIQDNENAAQREAELQQGFARRFRLKAVQTSKACNVPSLYTRLVSVDGATQAALPAAPELWGTAGSASRPRATPSGSWPRRSSSAGLGQQHDREEQDEAPIAADRVETPGSPASISSPTYGWEKPNCSNGPPTSPSTTSMGSQKSTESIAGSRFSLGRRRGPSLVLRPQCLSPESECSSNHASHDYLPLVQLQQARGPFQLTESFSEVVQIPLDRLRRASPYASHRASLSPTSPGARSSPEAAPGGEEGEDPPAGPQPGSPPSRSTCSEVPSAAVWAQADSGHGSESDTGPHSAAPSETGLSWQDAGPEDLESASWATAVALAWLEHRCAGFFEEWELVAAKADAWLQAQRLPEGLDVGCLKGAARHLFLLLRHWDENIKLNMLCYNPNNV